In Lactococcus paracarnosus, a genomic segment contains:
- the dnaB gene encoding replicative DNA helicase, with the protein MADIDVLKAPPQDLAAEQAVLGAIFLDSERLIEVSEFIAADDFYKTSHQIIFRIMMRLQDERSPIDVLTVHTLLDNQGDLETIGGISYIAELAASTPTAANAAFYAKIVSEKALLRKLIRQLTESVERAYSQDEPADDIIALAEKGIVAVTEGRTRSGFRKISEIIDTNYDEIERLSKQKSTVTGISTGYPALDEKTTGLHEGELIILAARPAMGKTAFALNIAANIGKLGQTVAIFSLEMGAESLVNRMVSSEGLIDAYSLRTGKLNDDDWSNLIIAQGALADRSIYVDDSPGIKITEIRARSRKLAQEQGGLGLILIDYLQLISGTGKENRQQEVSEISRQLKVLAKELKVPVLALSQLSRGVEQREDKRPKLSDLRESGSIEQDADIVAFIHREAYYQNPNDPEVELDNKAEIIFAKNRSGETGTAELMWVGQFTKFTSIDTHHESGPSY; encoded by the coding sequence ATGGCAGATATTGATGTGCTAAAGGCACCGCCTCAAGACTTAGCAGCAGAACAAGCTGTGCTTGGGGCGATTTTCCTTGATAGCGAACGCTTGATTGAAGTATCGGAGTTCATTGCTGCAGATGACTTTTATAAGACATCTCATCAGATCATTTTCCGAATTATGATGCGGTTACAAGATGAGCGTAGCCCAATCGATGTCCTAACAGTTCATACACTATTAGATAATCAGGGTGATCTTGAAACAATAGGTGGCATTTCTTATATTGCAGAGTTAGCGGCGAGTACACCAACTGCTGCTAATGCTGCTTTCTATGCCAAGATTGTATCAGAGAAAGCCTTGCTACGTAAACTGATTCGTCAGTTAACAGAATCAGTAGAGCGTGCTTATTCACAGGATGAGCCAGCAGATGATATTATTGCCTTAGCTGAAAAAGGCATAGTTGCCGTTACAGAAGGTCGGACAAGATCTGGTTTTCGCAAGATTTCAGAGATCATTGATACCAACTACGATGAAATTGAACGCTTATCAAAGCAAAAATCAACAGTTACAGGTATTTCAACAGGTTACCCTGCACTTGATGAGAAAACAACAGGGCTACATGAAGGTGAATTGATTATTTTGGCTGCCCGACCAGCTATGGGAAAAACGGCATTTGCACTGAATATTGCTGCTAATATAGGCAAGTTAGGCCAGACTGTTGCCATCTTTTCACTGGAAATGGGCGCAGAGAGTTTGGTCAATAGGATGGTATCATCTGAAGGCTTGATTGATGCCTATTCATTGAGAACGGGTAAGTTGAACGATGATGACTGGAGTAATTTGATTATTGCACAGGGTGCCCTAGCAGATAGAAGTATCTATGTGGATGACTCACCCGGTATAAAAATTACAGAGATTAGAGCACGATCTCGTAAATTGGCACAAGAGCAAGGTGGCCTAGGCTTGATTCTAATCGACTATCTTCAGCTGATTTCAGGCACTGGTAAAGAAAATAGGCAACAAGAAGTTTCGGAAATTTCTAGACAACTTAAAGTGTTAGCCAAAGAACTTAAAGTACCAGTATTAGCACTTAGTCAGCTGAGCCGTGGTGTTGAACAACGAGAAGATAAGCGACCTAAGTTATCTGATTTACGTGAATCTGGATCGATTGAGCAAGATGCAGATATCGTTGCCTTTATTCATCGTGAAGCCTATTACCAAAATCCAAATGATCCAGAAGTTGAACTGGATAATAAAGCAGAGATTATCTTTGCTAAAAATAGATCTGGTGAGACAGGAACAGCAGAATTAATGTGGGTGGGACAATTTACTAAGTTCACTAGCATTGATACACATCATGAGTCTGGACCAAGCTACTAA